A genomic window from Canis aureus isolate CA01 chromosome 2, VMU_Caureus_v.1.0, whole genome shotgun sequence includes:
- the SYNM gene encoding synemin, which produces MLSWRLHTGPEKAELQELNARLYDYVCRVRELERENLLLEEELRGRRGQEASWAEGQARFAEEARGLRQQLDELSWATALAEGERDALRRELWELRRLGDEERAARGRLDAELGAQRRELQEALGARAALEELLGRLRAERRGLEAAHEQDVRELRARAARLTLSYRARAPGPGPGPGPGPAAPPPRLREVRDGYALLVAEAWRETARLYEDEVRGLEEALRRGQESRREAEEETRLCAQEAEALRREALELERLRALLEQELLRVRGEYELQAEERQRVIACLEDEKAALTLAMADRLREYQELVQVKNGLSLEVATYRALLEGESDPEILILTECIENMPQELRSTPYRYTNTMLQKENERNLFARQKALAASFSHSPVRRSHLVPQSTVGSAAGRGFLGSEYSSRTTSRQETTYEKATNSHEKTAKGHTSFRTFSPTRGLLRDTEAPVKTFPDRPRTAGTKDASTPEAKEPANAQKSSRECRDDVSAGASRSTWSSERTVIVGQKTEANATREQDRNRPGAVQMKREEKMFDSKERASEERNLRWEELTKLDKEARTRESQQLRDKERGKEPVKEKSAREREVPISLEVSRDSSPQAARRTLQTLLQEDARDGVGTQEARSRLEPGVPTSSLKGESTTETVAENIVSSILKQFTQSPDTEASATSFPDTKVTYMDRKELPGDRKTKTEIVVESRLTEEVDVSDEAGLDYLLSKNVKEVDMKGKSAERMLGDIINLGLKGREGRAKVVNVEIIEEPMSYVSGEKAEFSTPFEVEEVDDMSPASKGLVEEEESYGEVDVTVSGRQHKKTKRPPENETRVEEVMEASDSEGGEQSYFVSTPDEHPGVQDRDEGSVYGQIHIEEESTIRYSWQDEIVPGTRRRIQKDAVSGEAVVKPADVFEPSHGEDVGFIHWTEQVRSGEFHAEPTIIEKEIQIPPEFHTSIQGAAKEPRRQLVEVIGQLEESLPERMKEELSALTRDSQGGPENVSVDVKKVHTAGGRSVTLVAQVNLSKTVDANQLDLEELSRDEAGEIEKAVESVVRDSLARPPGSPDRESAAEVPAAGLGFKRWATQELYRPSGEGDRAGPASPGTEAAVPQGPVSATVEVTSPRGFGQSHVLEDVSRSVRRVTVGPAGVWRTEQVSREGPTAQVVEVDVSDAEATPRWTQETTVFFPGGTEAAVQGAPDPGAWRDVGGASAWVASVSFQGSAGDGRQVPGDQAKEQAEFDKTVQLQRMVDQRSVISDEKKVALLYLDNQEEESEGHWF; this is translated from the exons ATGCTCTCCTGGCGGCTGCACACGGGCCCCGAGAAGGCCGAGCTGCAGGAGCTCAACGCGCGGCTCTACGACTACGTGTGCCGGGTGCGGGAGCTGGAGCGCGAAAACCTGCTCCTGGAGGAGGAGCTGCGCGGCCGGCGCGGGCAGGAGGCCTCGTGGGCCGAGGGGCAGGCCCGCTTCGCCGAGGAGGCGCGCGGCTTGCGGCAGCAGCTGGACGAGCTGAGTTGGGCCACGGCGCTGGCCGAGGGCGAGCGCGACGCGCTGCGGCGCGAGCTGTGGGAGCTGCGGCGGCTGGGCGACGAGGAGCGCGCGGCCCGCGGCCGCCTGGACGCCGAGCTGGGCGCGCAGCGGCGCGAGCTGCAGGAGGCGCTGGGCGCGCGCGCCGCCCTCGAGGAGCTGCTGGGCCGTCTGCGGGCCGAGCGCCGCGGCCTCGAGGCGGCCCACGAGCAGGACGTGCGGGAGCTGCGCGCGCGCGCCGCCCGCCTGACCCTGAGCtaccgcgcccgcgcccccggccccggccccggccccggccccggccccgccgcgcccccgccgcgcctgCGGGAGGTGCGCGACGGCTACGCGCTGCTGGTGGCCGAGGCGTGGCGGGAGACGGCGCGGCTGTACGAGGACGAGGTGCGCGGGCTGGAGGAGGCGCTGCGGCGCGGCCAGGAGAGCCGGCGCGAGGCCGAGGAGGAGACGCGGCTGTGCGCGCAGGAGGCCGAGGCGCTGAGGCGCGAGGCGCTGGAGCTGGAGCGGCTGCGCGCGCTGCTGGAGCAGGAGCTGCTGCGGGTGCGGGGGGAGTACGAGCTGCAGGCGGAGGAGCGGCAG AGAGTGATCGCCTGCCTGGAGGATGAGAAGGCGGCCCTCACCTTGGCCATGGCTGATCGGCTGCGGGAGTATCAGGAGCTTGTGCAGGTGAAGAATGGCCTCAGCCTGGAGGTGGCCACGTATCG aGCCTTACTGGAAGGAGAGAGTGATCCAGAGATATTGATCTTGACTGAATGCATTGAAAACATGCCGCAAG AGCTCAGGAGCACGCCCTATCGATACACCAACACGATGttacagaaggaaaatgaaaggaatcTGTTTGCGAGGCAGAAAGCCCTGGCGGCCAGCTTCAGCCACAGCCCAGTGCGGCGCTCTCACCTGGTGCCACAGTCCACCGTGGGAAGTGCTGCCGGAAGAGGCTTCCTAGGCTCAGAATATTCTTCCCGTACCACCAGCCGGCAGGAAACAACTTACGAAAAAGCTACCAACTCTCATGAGAAAACTGCCAAGGGTCACACCAGCTTCAGAACTTTCTCTCCCACGCGTGGTCTTTTAAGAGATACAGAAGCTCCCGTGAAAACATTCCCCGATAGGCCCAGGACTGCGGGTACGAAAGATGCCTCCACTCCTGAAGCCAAAGAGCCTGCCAATGCCCAAAAGTCCTCCCGAGAATGCCGGGATGATGTGTCAGCAGGTGCTTCCAGAAGCACCTGGTCAAGTGAGAGGACCGTCATTGTGGGACAGAAGACAGAAGCTAATGCCACGAGGGAGCAAGACAGAAACAGGCCAGGAGCTGTCCAGATGAAGCGAGAAGAGAAAATGTTCGATTCCAAGGAGAGGGCTTCAGAGGAGAGAAACCTACGGTGGGAAGAGCTGACAAAGTTAGATAAAGAAGCAAGAACGAGAGAGAGCCAGCAACTGAGAgataaggagagagggaaggagccagtgaaggaaaaaagtgcaagagaaagagaggtgcCGATCAGTCTAGAAGTCTCCCGGGATAGCTCACCACAGGCGGCCCGGAGAACTTTGCAGACGCTGCTGCAGGAGGACGCGCGTGACGGTGTGGGGACCCAGGAGGCCCGCTCCAGGCTAGAACCCGGTGTCCCCACCAGCTCCCTGAAAGGCGAGTCCACCACCGAAACCGTGGCTGAAAACATCGTGTCCAGTATCCTGAAGCAGTTTACCCAGTCTCCGGATACAGAGGCATCTGCCACTTCTTTTCCAGACACGAAGGTCACGTACATGGACAGGAAAGAGCTCCCCGGGGACAGGAAAACTAAGACCGAGATCGTCGTGGAGTCGAGGCTGACGGAGGAGGTGGACGTTTCAGACGAAGCTGGCCTGGACTACCTTCTGAGCAAGAATGTGAAGGAGGTGGACATGAAAGGGAAGTCGGCCGAGCGGATGCTAGGAGACATAATCAACCTGGGGctgaagggaagagaggggagggccAAGGTGGTCAACGTGGAGATCATCGAGGAACCCATGAGCTATGTCAGTGGTGAGAAGGCAGAGTTTTCTACCCCATTCGAAGTGGAGGAGGTGGATGACATGTCTCCCGCCTCCAAGGGGCTCGTTGAGGAAGAAGAGAGTTATGGAGAAGTGGACGTCACGGTCTCTGGTCGTCAGCATAAGAAGACCAAGCGGCCTCCTGAGAATGAAACCCGAGTTGAAGAAGTCATGGAGGCCAGTGACTCGGAGGGAGGAGAACAGAGTTATTTTGTGTCAACACCAGATGAGCACCCCGGGGTGCAGGACAGGGATGAGGGCTCCGTGTATGGGCAGATCCACATCGAAGAGGAATCCACCATCAGGTACTCTTGGCAAGACGAGATTGTGCCAGGGACTCGGAGAAGGATCCAGAAGGATGCTGTGTCGGGGGAGGCAGTCGTGAAGCCAGCAGATGTCTTTGAACCCTCTCATGGGGAGGACGTGGGCTTTATTCACTGGACGGAACAGGTTAGAAGTGGTGAATTTCATGCTGAACCCACCATCATTGAGAAGGAGATCCAGATACCACCTGAGTTCCACACGTCCATCCAGGGGGCCGCCAAGGAACCCAGACGCCAGCTGGTAGAGGTGATCGGGCAGCTGGAAGAAAGCCTTCCGGAGCGCATGAAGGAGGAGCTCTCTGCCCTCACCAGAGACAGTCAGGGCGGCCCGGAGAACGTCTCCGTCGATGTAAAGAAAGTCCACACCGCTGGTGGTAGGTCCGTGACCTTGGTTGCCCAAGTCAACCTCTCGAAAACCGTGGACGCCAATCAGCTAGACCTGGAGGAGCTGAGCAGAGATGAGGCCGGGGAAATCGAGAAGGCCGTGGAGTCAGTGGTACGGGACAGCTTGGCCAGGCCGCCCGGAAGCCCGGACAGGGAGAGTGCGGCCGAGGTCCCGGCCGCTGGCCTTGGCTTCAagcgctgggccacccaggaactGTACCGCCCCTCTGGGGAGGGGGACCGGGCCGGCCCGGCCTCTCCCGGCACCGAGGCCGCCGTGCCCCAGGGCCCCGTGTCAGCCACCGTGGAGGTCACCAGCCCGAGGGGCTTCGGCCAGTCACACGTGCTAGAGGATGTCAGCCGCTCTGTCAGGCGAGTCACAGTAGGCCCCGCCGGAGTCTGGAGGACGGAGCAAGTCTCTCGAGAAGGACCCACTGCGCAGGTGGTGGAG GTGGATGTGAGCGATGCAGAGGCGACCCCCCGCTGGACGCAAGAGACCACAGTCTTCTTCCCAGGGGGGACAGAAGCGGCAGTGCAGGGCGCCCCTGACCCCGGTGCCTGGAGGGACGTGGGTGGGGCAAGCGCCTGGGTGGCCAGTGTGAGTTTCCAGGGCTCTGCCGGGGACGGACGCCAGGTCCCCGGAGACCAGGCCAAGGAGCAGGCTGAGTTTGACAAGACGGTGCAGCTCCAGAGGATGGTAGACCAAAGGTCGGTGATTTCGGATGAAAAGAAAGTTGCCCTCCTCTATCTAGACAACCAGGAGGAGGAGAGTGAGGGACACTGGTTTTGA